In one Mucilaginibacter ginsenosidivorax genomic region, the following are encoded:
- a CDS encoding sodium:solute symporter family transporter translates to MNKFSTIDYVIFVIYFIVVSSYGYWVYSRKKKASISASHDFFLAEGSLTWWAIGASLIASNISAEQFIGTSGQGFAVGLAVAAYEWVAAIALIIVAVWFIPVYLKNKIFTMPQFLHTRYNETVSFIMAIFWLFLYVFVNLTSILYLGALAINNLIGGDISSMHNIIIALAVFALFITLGGMKVIGFTDVIQVLVLVIGGLATTYIALTLVSEHFGLGKDAIAGLKMMFKDSPEHFKMMMAKPKTDAPQAEITKYLALPGIAMYFAGQWIVNLNYWGCNQYITQRALGADLKTARTGILFAGLMKLAMPIIVVIPGIAAYVLYKNGGLQHEMASGGHFNSDNAYSAILGFLPTGLKGLSVAALTAAIVASLAGKANSISTIFTLDIYKKHMVKDADEKKMVWVGKLTILAALVFSIILTWKDLLGIGGEGGFTFIQKYTGFISPGIFAIFILGFFWKRTTGAAAIAGILTGFAMSVLFNNYAPALFGHETILYTAFPNGKGGWEIPFLICMGLSFMFTIIVMVIISLAGPKINPKAFDIPKAMFKVDKQTLALIIVTLLLLTMLYAKFW, encoded by the coding sequence ATGAACAAATTTTCAACCATTGATTACGTCATATTCGTGATCTATTTTATTGTGGTATCCAGTTATGGTTACTGGGTGTACAGCCGCAAAAAAAAGGCCAGCATATCGGCGAGTCATGATTTCTTTTTGGCCGAGGGGTCACTTACCTGGTGGGCCATCGGAGCTTCGCTTATTGCATCCAATATTTCGGCCGAGCAGTTTATTGGCACCAGCGGGCAGGGTTTCGCAGTGGGCTTGGCTGTGGCAGCTTACGAGTGGGTGGCGGCAATAGCGCTCATTATAGTAGCGGTATGGTTTATCCCGGTGTATCTGAAGAACAAAATTTTCACGATGCCGCAGTTTTTGCATACGCGGTATAACGAAACGGTGAGTTTTATTATGGCCATCTTCTGGCTGTTTTTATATGTGTTTGTTAACCTTACCAGTATATTGTACCTGGGCGCGCTGGCTATTAATAACCTAATAGGCGGCGACATCAGTTCGATGCACAATATCATCATAGCGCTTGCTGTGTTTGCCTTATTCATCACCCTTGGTGGTATGAAGGTAATTGGCTTTACCGATGTAATACAGGTATTGGTGCTTGTAATAGGCGGCTTGGCTACTACTTACATAGCTTTAACGCTGGTGAGCGAGCATTTTGGTTTAGGCAAAGATGCTATAGCCGGTTTAAAAATGATGTTTAAGGATTCGCCCGAGCACTTTAAAATGATGATGGCTAAACCAAAAACAGACGCGCCACAAGCCGAGATTACCAAATACCTGGCACTGCCGGGTATAGCCATGTATTTTGCAGGGCAGTGGATTGTGAACCTGAACTATTGGGGCTGTAACCAGTACATTACCCAGCGTGCCTTAGGGGCCGATTTAAAAACCGCACGTACAGGTATCCTGTTTGCCGGTTTAATGAAACTGGCCATGCCTATCATCGTAGTAATACCGGGTATTGCAGCTTATGTATTATACAAAAATGGTGGCTTGCAACATGAAATGGCATCGGGCGGACATTTCAATTCGGATAATGCTTACTCGGCTATATTGGGCTTTTTGCCCACCGGGCTAAAAGGGCTTTCGGTAGCGGCGCTTACTGCGGCTATTGTGGCTTCATTGGCGGGTAAAGCCAACAGTATCAGCACCATTTTTACGCTGGATATTTACAAAAAGCACATGGTTAAAGATGCCGACGAGAAAAAGATGGTTTGGGTGGGCAAGCTCACCATTTTGGCGGCGCTTGTATTCTCCATCATCCTTACCTGGAAAGATCTTTTAGGTATTGGCGGCGAAGGAGGTTTTACCTTTATCCAGAAATATACCGGCTTTATTAGCCCGGGTATCTTCGCCATATTCATCTTAGGTTTTTTCTGGAAACGTACTACAGGCGCGGCTGCTATTGCAGGGATACTTACAGGCTTTGCCATGTCGGTACTGTTTAATAACTATGCACCTGCTTTATTTGGTCACGAAACTATCCTGTACACCGCCTTCCCTAATGGCAAAGGAGGCTGGGAAATTCCATTCCTGATCTGTATGGGCTTATCGTTTATGTTTACCATCATTGTGATGGTGATCATCAGCCTGGCCGGGCCAAAAATAAACCCTAAAGCTTTTGATATTCCGAAGGCTATGTTTAAGGTTGATAAACAAACCCTGGCATTAATTATAGTTACACTTTTATTACTTACCATGCTGTATGCCAAGTTCTGGTAG
- the araA gene encoding L-arabinose isomerase, with product MIDLKTFEVWFITGSQNLYGEETLKKVAEHSQEIAAGIDATGNIPVRVVYKPVVKSTEEIYETLQAANVAENCIGIITWMHTFSPAKMWIRGLSILKKPMLHLHTQFNRDIPWSSIDMDFMNLNQSAHGDREFGFMVSRMRMNRKVVVGHWQDPEALAQIETWARAAAGWYDWQGAKFVRFGDNMRFVAVTDGDKVEAELKFGFSVNTYGIGDLVAVINAISEESVSELIEEYEATYTMADDLKKGGAKHQSVYDAAKIELGLRKFLVDGGFKGFSDTFEDLHGMIQLPGIAAQRLMADGFGFAGEGDWKTAALVRAFKVMGAGLPGGNAFMEDYTYHFDPNNALVLGSHMLEVDASLANGKAALEVHPLGIGGKADPARLVFNVAGGAALNASIVDMGNRFRLLVNEVEAVEPVEDLPNLPVARVLWKPLPDMKTGCAAWIYGGGAHHTAYSQNLTAEHLQDFADMAGIEFLRIGKDTTIPQFRNEILWNEVAYK from the coding sequence ATGATTGACCTTAAAACATTTGAAGTTTGGTTTATTACCGGGAGCCAAAACTTATACGGGGAAGAAACACTAAAAAAAGTTGCCGAACACTCGCAGGAAATAGCTGCCGGCATTGACGCGACCGGCAATATCCCTGTTCGTGTGGTATACAAACCTGTGGTAAAATCGACCGAAGAAATTTATGAAACCCTGCAGGCTGCAAACGTTGCCGAAAACTGTATCGGCATCATTACCTGGATGCATACTTTTAGTCCGGCTAAAATGTGGATCCGCGGGCTAAGCATCCTTAAAAAACCGATGCTTCACCTGCATACCCAGTTTAACCGCGATATTCCATGGAGCTCGATAGATATGGATTTCATGAACCTGAACCAAAGTGCCCATGGCGACCGCGAGTTTGGCTTCATGGTATCGCGCATGCGCATGAACCGTAAGGTGGTTGTTGGCCACTGGCAGGATCCTGAGGCATTAGCACAAATTGAGACATGGGCCCGTGCTGCCGCCGGCTGGTACGACTGGCAAGGTGCCAAATTTGTACGCTTTGGCGATAATATGCGCTTCGTAGCTGTTACCGATGGCGACAAAGTAGAGGCTGAACTGAAATTTGGTTTCTCGGTAAATACCTACGGTATTGGTGACCTGGTAGCGGTGATTAACGCAATAAGCGAAGAATCGGTTAGCGAACTGATAGAAGAATATGAGGCTACTTACACCATGGCCGATGACCTTAAAAAAGGCGGCGCTAAACATCAGTCGGTATATGATGCTGCTAAAATTGAGCTGGGTTTGCGCAAGTTTTTGGTTGACGGCGGCTTTAAAGGCTTCTCGGATACTTTTGAAGACCTGCACGGCATGATCCAGTTGCCAGGTATTGCCGCCCAGCGCCTGATGGCCGATGGCTTTGGCTTCGCCGGCGAAGGCGATTGGAAAACTGCCGCCCTGGTGCGCGCATTTAAAGTGATGGGTGCTGGCCTGCCGGGTGGTAATGCCTTTATGGAAGATTACACCTACCATTTTGACCCTAACAACGCCTTGGTATTAGGATCGCACATGCTGGAGGTGGATGCTTCATTGGCAAATGGCAAGGCAGCGTTAGAAGTTCACCCGCTGGGTATTGGCGGCAAGGCCGATCCTGCGCGTTTGGTATTTAACGTGGCCGGCGGTGCAGCGCTTAATGCATCAATTGTAGATATGGGCAACCGTTTCCGCCTGTTGGTTAACGAGGTTGAAGCCGTTGAACCGGTTGAAGACCTGCCAAACCTGCCTGTTGCCCGCGTACTTTGGAAACCACTGCCCGACATGAAAACCGGCTGCGCAGCCTGGATTTACGGCGGCGGCGCACACCACACCGCCTACAGCCAAAATCTGACTGCCGAACACTTGCAGGATTTTGCTGATATGGCAGGCATTGAGTTTTTAAGGATTGGCAAGGATACAACTATACCACAATTCAGAAATGAGATATTGTGGAACGAGGTGGCTTATAAATAG